One stretch of Marinobacterium iners DNA includes these proteins:
- a CDS encoding protocatechuate 4,5-dioxygenase subunit alpha, with the protein MSSTHREIPGTIFFDGPMSTKGYPLNKMCYSFNNADAREAFKADEAGYCDKFGLTEAQKEAILKRDLNELLRLGGSVYYLAKFAGLLGLNMQDIGGMQTGRTKEEFQAYLDSQGRGKNNG; encoded by the coding sequence ATGAGCTCAACGCACCGCGAGATACCGGGTACGATCTTTTTCGACGGCCCCATGTCCACCAAAGGCTATCCGCTGAACAAAATGTGCTACTCCTTCAACAACGCTGACGCCCGTGAGGCTTTCAAGGCTGATGAAGCGGGGTACTGTGACAAGTTCGGCCTGACCGAAGCCCAGAAAGAAGCGATTCTCAAGCGTGACCTTAACGAACTGCTGCGTCTGGGTGGCAGTGTTTATTATCTGGCCAAGTTCGCCGGTCTTCTGGGTCTGAATATGCAGGATATTGGTGGCATGCAGACCGGGCGTACCAAAGAAGAGTTTCAGGCATACCTGGATAGTCAGGGAAGGGGGAAAAACAATGGCTAA
- a CDS encoding amidohydrolase family protein: protein MMDPDYLPFHANPSKPEFKAPAGAVDAHCHVFGPADTFPYHPKRKYTPCDAPKEKLFELRDYLGFERNVIVQASCHGTDNAALVDALESAGELARGVAVVDPAITVEELKAMDKAGVRAVRFNFVKRLVDTTPKEVFLSIAEKIKPLGWHIVVYFEAPDLEDLIPFLNQLDTTIVVDHMGRPDVTKGVDHPDFQRFIDFMGGNEKVWVKTTCPERLTQTPPDYSDVVPFMKALVEKFPDRCLWGTDWPHPNMKSHTPDDGKLVDVIPQIATTAELQQKLLVDNPMRLYWS from the coding sequence ATGATGGATCCTGACTACCTTCCTTTCCACGCCAACCCGAGCAAGCCTGAGTTCAAGGCGCCTGCCGGAGCCGTTGATGCGCACTGCCACGTATTTGGGCCGGCGGACACGTTCCCTTACCACCCCAAGCGCAAGTACACCCCTTGTGATGCGCCCAAGGAAAAGCTGTTCGAGCTGCGTGACTACCTTGGCTTTGAGCGCAACGTCATCGTGCAGGCATCCTGCCACGGTACCGACAACGCTGCGCTGGTCGATGCACTGGAAAGCGCCGGTGAGCTGGCGCGCGGTGTGGCCGTCGTAGATCCTGCGATCACCGTGGAAGAGCTTAAAGCGATGGATAAGGCCGGTGTGCGTGCCGTGCGTTTCAACTTCGTCAAGCGTCTGGTCGACACCACGCCGAAAGAAGTATTCCTGTCGATTGCCGAGAAGATCAAGCCACTGGGCTGGCATATTGTGGTCTACTTCGAAGCACCGGATCTGGAAGATCTGATTCCCTTCCTGAATCAGCTCGACACCACCATCGTAGTCGACCATATGGGGCGTCCGGATGTGACCAAGGGCGTCGATCACCCTGATTTCCAACGTTTCATCGATTTCATGGGCGGCAATGAAAAGGTTTGGGTGAAGACCACCTGCCCCGAACGCCTGACCCAGACTCCACCGGATTACAGCGATGTGGTGCCGTTCATGAAGGCGCTGGTCGAAAAATTCCCGGATCGTTGCCTGTGGGGTACCGACTGGCCGCACCCCAATATGAAGTCTCATACCCCTGATGACGGCAAACTGGTGGACGTTATCCCGCAGATCGCAACCACCGCCGAACTGCAGCAAAAGCTGCTGGTCGACAACCCGATGCGACTTTACTGGTCCTGA